Proteins encoded by one window of Bubalus bubalis isolate 160015118507 breed Murrah chromosome 4, NDDB_SH_1, whole genome shotgun sequence:
- the LOC102394258 gene encoding protein TFG-like: MMQRVFRGKLLSNDKVTIKYKDEDGDLITIFHSSDLSFAIQCSRILKLTLFINGQPRPLESSQVKYLRRELIELRNKVNRLLDSLELPGEPGPSSSIPENDTVDGREEKPAADSSGKQSTQIMAASMSAFDPLKNQDEINKNMSAFGLTGDQVSGPPSAPAEDRSGTPDSIASSSSAAHPPGVQPQQPPYTGAQTRAGQMYQQYSQQPGYGTQQPQAPPSRRSSTVFSIQAIVSRLDPNNLSNSQDMASNQLPRHRHLPFLVSLSNCLLNLHSSIRRAVTLHKLTLPKLLSPLITLWPLAHNREWL, translated from the coding sequence ATGATGCAGCGAGTCTTCAGAGGAAAACTTCTGAGTAATGATAAagttacaataaaatataaagatgaagATGGAGATCTTATAACAATTTTTCATAGTTCTGACCTTTCCTTTGCAATTCAGTGTAGTAGGATACTGAAACTGACATTATTTATTAATGGCCAACCAAGACCCCTTGAATCAAGTCAGGTGAAATACCTTCGTCGAGAACTGATAGAACTTCGAAATAAAGTGAATCGCTTACTGGATAGTTTGGAACTGCCTGGAGAACCAGGCCCGTCCTCCAGCATTCCTGAAAATGATACTGTGGATGGTAGGGAAGAAAAGCCTGCTGCTGATTCTTCTGGTAAACAGTCTACTCAGATTATGGCAGCAAGTATGTCAGCTTTTGAtcctttaaaaaatcaagatgaaatcaataaaaatatgtcAGCGTTTGGCTTAACAGGTGATCAGGTTTCAGGGCCTCCCAGTGCTCCTGCAGAAGACCGGTCAGGAACTCCCGACAGCattgcttcctcctcctctgcagcTCACCCACCAGGAGTTCAGCCACAGCAGCCACCATATACAGGAGCTCAGACTCGAGCAGGTCAGATGTATCAGCAGTACTCGCAGCAGCCCGGCTATGGCACTCAGCAGCCACAGGCACCCCCCAGCCGCCGCAGCAGTACGGTATTCAGTATTCAGGCTATAGTCAGCAGACTGGACCCCAACAACCTCAGCAATTCCCAGGATATGGCCAGCAACCAACTTCCCAGGCACCGGCACCTGCCTTTTCTGGTCAGCCTCAGCAACTGCCTGCTCAACCTCCACAGCAGTATCAGGCGAGCAGTTACCCTCCACAAACTTACACTACCCAAACTTCTCAGCCCACTAATTACACTGTGGCCCCTGGCTCACAACCGGGAATGGCTCTAA